From the genome of Thermococcus sp.:
GCCTCTCCGGTGGTGAGGCCCCAGTAGCCGTCCGCCGGGACGATCTTGACTTCATCGTCCTCGATGACGAGAAGAACGGGCTCCTCGCTCTTGCCCTCGATGATGAGCATGTCGTAGCCGGCCCTCTTGAGCTGGACACCAAGCTCTGCACCGGCCATTGATCTGCCGTAGCCGCCGGTGAGCGGGCTCTTGAAGTTGAAGGCCGTCTTCGAGCCGGTTCCTATACCGGTGTCAACGAAGAGACCCGGAGTGATGATCATCTTGTTCTCTTCTCCGAGCGGGTCAGCTCCGGCCGGAACCTCGTCGTAGAGAACCCTCGTCCCAAAACCGACGCCGCCGAGGTACTTCCTCGGGAATTCCTCGGGCAGGGGCTCCACCTTGACCTCCTTCGTGGTCAGGTTAACTCTCAGAATCTTGCCCCAGTAACCGCCTTTCGCTTCCATATCAGAATCACCTCGAAAGATTTTCGGCTCGGAGGATATAAGGCCTTCGCAAAAGGAAGCGTTCACGTGGGTGGGTTAAGTTAAGTTCATTCGTTAACCATTGAAGCGATTGGGAGGTTATTCGGAAATTTAATGCCTTTATGGTGGGACTAGGAGCATGATGTGATCCAGCAGGATATTTTTGGTGCCGTCAGGGGTTCAAGATAGGGCTAGGGCGTCTCTCCAGTCGAAGACCTTGGCGTTTTCGGGTTCCCGTGGCAGGGATTCCTTATCGGGAACTATCAAAAGGTTAATTCTCCCTCCTGCTTCATCAAACTTGTTTTCGGCTTTTCTGATGTCTTTTTCGCGGATTTTCTCCCTCCACTTGACTTCAGCTACCAGGTATAGCTTTTTGTTCCTCAGTAGTGCCACATCTAGTTCGAGATTGGGTTTTTCAATCCTGACTGGCTGGAGTGCGTAGTGTTTGGAGAGTAGCCTTTCAAAAAAACTCTCCACATACTTCGGAAGCCTTTCTTGGAAGAGCCTTTCTACGGTTTCCTCGGGAAGCCCTGTCTCCAGGAATCCGTATTTGGAGTTGAGATAGTACGTGAAATCTACTACTGGTGACACGTGCTGGTAATGATAGGTTTTTCTTTTTCTTCCGTAGACCCTCACCCTCCTTAAAAGGCCCATTCCCACTAATGTGTCCAAATATGGGGCCACAGCACCATGTGTCTCCTTCTGTATAAGGCCCCTCGAGAACATCTCTTTTGCTATCTCGGTCGCGGTTCTTTTTCCATTGGCGACAGACTCGAGGATAGCGGAGTACCTGTGAGTCAACTCACGTTCCTCTTCGTTGAATATCTCTCCTACAAGACTGGGCACATAGGTCTGTAGAATCCATCCAAGGCCTTTAAAGATTCCCTCTCCGAGACTCTCCACTGATGGTGCGAGCCATGGTTCTTGAACTAAGACGGCAAGTTCCACAAGGGATCCCCCCTTAAAACCTAAGGAGTTCATGAACTTGAGCGCATCCCTTGGGTCGACTAGGCCAACTTCAATGGGGTGAAGGAGCCCAAGGAGGGGGCTGTTCGCCCCAATAAAACGTCTGAAATAGTGCCTCGTTGAGGTTATGAGTGTCAATTCGCCCTTTCCCGAGAGTCCCTGAATGAGGGAAAAGAAAGGTTCGTCAAGACGGTGGAACTCATCAACGACTATCCTGCCGCTCCCAAGGAGAAGTGGAAACACCTTGAGGAACTCGTTGAAGGATAGCGTTTCACCTGTTTCAATGTTTATTATGTCTCTGCCGTGAGTGACGATGAAATAGTGAGAGTACTTCAGTTTTTCTCGGGCATAGAATGTTTTGCCCGTTTTTCTTCTGCCGTACCAGAGGGACCATTTAGTGCTCAACAGGGCTTCAATTTCACGACGTTCGATAATTGTCATTAGCCTAATCACCATTAGGATATTCGTTATTATCTTTAAAAACCTACCCTTTGAAGACCTTAACGTCAACGACAACGTGCCAGACGCCGGGAGCGTAGCGCTTAATAACCAGCTCGTTGAGCTTCTCCGCCTCGTAGCCGTGCTCTCTCGCTATCCTCCTGAAAGTCTCGAAGGGCTCCTTTGGCATTAACCTCTCGGGAACCGTGTTGTGGTAGTGGATCACCGCCTCGTCCTTGGCTATGCTCAGAGCCTTCGGTATGAACTCGGCCGTTTTGACCACGTAGCCCATTAGGACTCTGTCGGC
Proteins encoded in this window:
- a CDS encoding ATP-binding protein, with amino-acid sequence MVIRLMTIIERREIEALLSTKWSLWYGRRKTGKTFYAREKLKYSHYFIVTHGRDIINIETGETLSFNEFLKVFPLLLGSGRIVVDEFHRLDEPFFSLIQGLSGKGELTLITSTRHYFRRFIGANSPLLGLLHPIEVGLVDPRDALKFMNSLGFKGGSLVELAVLVQEPWLAPSVESLGEGIFKGLGWILQTYVPSLVGEIFNEEERELTHRYSAILESVANGKRTATEIAKEMFSRGLIQKETHGAVAPYLDTLVGMGLLRRVRVYGRKRKTYHYQHVSPVVDFTYYLNSKYGFLETGLPEETVERLFQERLPKYVESFFERLLSKHYALQPVRIEKPNLELDVALLRNKKLYLVAEVKWREKIREKDIRKAENKFDEAGGRINLLIVPDKESLPREPENAKVFDWRDALALS